Proteins from a genomic interval of Nostoc sp. TCL240-02:
- the minD gene encoding septum site-determining protein MinD, with the protein MTRIIVITSGKGGVGKTTVSANLGMALAKIGRQVALVDADFGLRNLDLLLGLENRIVYTAVEVLARECRLEQALVKDKRQPNLVLLPAAQNRSKDAVTPEQMKLLVNALAQKYQYVIIDSPAGIENGFKNAIGPAKEALVVSTPEISSVRDADRVVGLLEAQGIKRVHLIINRIRPAMVQANDMMSVQDVQELLAIPLIGVIPDDERVIVSTNRGEPLVLAENPSLAATAFENIARRLEGESVEFLEIDSSQDSIFARLRRLLWTKIV; encoded by the coding sequence ATGACTCGCATTATAGTGATTACCTCCGGTAAAGGAGGAGTGGGTAAAACCACAGTTTCAGCAAATCTGGGCATGGCTTTAGCCAAAATAGGTCGTCAAGTTGCCTTGGTTGATGCGGATTTTGGTCTGAGAAATTTGGATTTACTGCTAGGGCTGGAGAACCGCATTGTCTATACTGCGGTGGAAGTCTTGGCCAGAGAGTGTCGCTTAGAACAAGCCTTGGTGAAAGATAAACGCCAACCCAATCTTGTACTCCTACCGGCAGCCCAAAATCGCTCCAAAGATGCAGTCACACCGGAACAGATGAAGTTACTGGTCAATGCCCTAGCGCAAAAGTATCAGTACGTAATCATCGATAGCCCCGCCGGTATTGAAAATGGGTTTAAAAATGCGATCGGCCCGGCCAAAGAAGCGCTAGTTGTCAGCACACCAGAAATTTCCTCAGTTCGTGATGCCGACCGAGTAGTGGGGTTACTTGAAGCACAAGGTATCAAGCGTGTTCATTTAATAATTAACCGCATCAGACCCGCAATGGTGCAGGCAAATGATATGATGTCAGTGCAAGATGTTCAGGAACTTCTCGCCATTCCCCTGATCGGGGTAATCCCTGACGACGAGCGTGTTATTGTATCTACCAATCGCGGCGAACCCTTAGTGTTAGCTGAAAATCCCTCTTTAGCCGCCACAGCCTTTGAGAACATTGCTCGTAGATTAGAAGGAGAAAGTGTCGAATTTCTGGAGATCGACTCATCCCAAGACAGCATCTTCGCCCGTCTACGAAGGTTGTTGTGGACAAAGATTGTTTAA
- the minC gene encoding septum site-determining protein MinC — translation MTSDSAIPNLKSNSALPNAELNSILSEVEVNPTVSDVESDSIPPDAELRSVLLYLKSNTILGDLEPNSANPDVEPNPANPDLESNPANPDLESNPDVASDFILTDSNPNESAISAYRVNDNTQVQLRSKEGRLLLILPPESQVSASELSWSDIWQQIRQRLNAGDRFRIANTPVHLMAQDRLVDARQLQELAEALSEVQLRLISVSTSRRQTAIAAVTSGYSVEQLQPVTSLSTGSEATATPQADALYLETTVRSGVEIRHPGTVIILGDVNPGGIVIADGDIIIWGRLRGIAHAGAGGNRECLIMALQMEPTQLRIADAVARAPEKLPTQFSPEVAHIMPQGIRITRASDFSRNQFTKSNQ, via the coding sequence ATGACTTCTGATTCTGCAATTCCCAATCTAAAGTCAAATTCTGCACTTCCTAATGCAGAATTAAACTCTATCCTTTCGGAGGTAGAGGTAAATCCTACTGTTTCTGATGTAGAGTCAGATTCTATCCCCCCTGATGCGGAGTTAAGATCCGTCCTCCTTTATTTAAAATCAAATACTATCCTTGGGGATCTAGAGCCAAATTCTGCTAACCCAGATGTAGAGCCAAATCCTGCTAACCCAGACTTAGAGTCTAATCCTGCTAACCCAGACTTAGAGTCTAATCCTGATGTCGCATCAGATTTTATCTTGACTGATTCAAATCCCAATGAGTCAGCAATATCAGCGTATCGCGTAAATGATAATACTCAAGTCCAGTTAAGAAGTAAGGAGGGACGACTGTTATTAATTTTGCCCCCGGAATCTCAAGTATCTGCCTCAGAACTCAGTTGGTCTGATATTTGGCAACAAATCAGGCAACGTTTGAATGCAGGCGATCGCTTCCGGATAGCTAATACACCTGTACATCTCATGGCACAAGACCGCCTCGTAGATGCCAGGCAACTCCAAGAACTCGCCGAGGCTTTAAGTGAAGTCCAACTGCGGCTAATTTCTGTCTCAACGAGTCGCCGACAAACTGCGATCGCAGCCGTCACATCTGGGTATTCTGTAGAACAATTGCAGCCTGTAACTTCCCTGAGTACAGGGTCAGAAGCTACAGCTACACCCCAGGCAGATGCCCTCTATCTAGAAACAACAGTCCGCTCTGGAGTAGAAATTCGTCATCCAGGTACAGTAATTATCTTGGGAGATGTAAACCCAGGTGGTATTGTAATTGCAGATGGAGATATTATCATCTGGGGTCGTTTACGTGGAATTGCTCATGCTGGGGCCGGAGGCAATCGTGAGTGTCTGATAATGGCTTTGCAAATGGAACCTACCCAATTGCGGATCGCAGATGCTGTAGCTAGGGCACCAGAAAAATTACCGACACAATTTTCTCCAGAAGTGGCACATATTATGCCCCAAGGGATTCGCATCACTAGGGCTAGTGATTTTTCTAGAAACCAATTTACTAAGAGCAATCAGTAG
- a CDS encoding four-carbon acid sugar kinase family protein: MSNKPKIIVLDDDPTGSQTVHSCLLLMHWDVDTLRSGLQDDSPIFFVLTNTRSLTPESATSVTKEVCQNLKIALNAEGIDDFLIVSRSDSTLRGHYPIETDAIAQELGPFDAHFLVPAFFEGGRITRDSVHYLMIGGVPTPVHETEFARDSVFSYHHSYLPKYVEEKTQGRISAEAVERFLLADIRAGSLERLLQLSGNQCAVVDGETQADLNRFAVDILAAASQGKRFLFRSGASILTALAALPPQPIAAENMAQYVLQGKPGAVIVGSHVKKTTQQLEALLQIEGTVGIEVNVARLLDDANQSAVLLTEIKERTQAAHEDGKTPVVYTSRQELSFKDVNTRLEFGAKVSSLLMDIVRGLPSDIGFLISKGGITSNDVLSIGLTLTSARLLGQILAGCSMVLTPSDHPQFPDLPVVLFPGNVGDADALGTIYQRLTKQS, encoded by the coding sequence ATGAGCAACAAACCAAAAATAATTGTCCTGGATGATGACCCTACGGGTTCTCAAACAGTCCACAGCTGCTTGCTGCTAATGCACTGGGATGTGGACACTTTACGCAGTGGGTTACAGGACGATTCGCCGATTTTCTTTGTACTGACTAACACTAGATCGCTAACGCCAGAGTCAGCTACATCTGTCACTAAAGAAGTTTGCCAAAACCTGAAAATCGCTTTGAATGCTGAAGGAATTGACGATTTTTTGATTGTCAGCCGTTCTGATTCTACTTTGCGGGGGCATTATCCCATCGAAACTGATGCGATCGCACAAGAACTCGGCCCCTTTGATGCTCATTTTCTTGTCCCAGCATTTTTTGAAGGTGGGCGTATCACCCGCGACAGCGTGCATTACTTGATGATTGGCGGTGTACCCACTCCAGTCCATGAAACCGAATTTGCCCGTGATTCAGTCTTCAGCTACCATCACAGTTACTTACCCAAGTACGTAGAAGAAAAGACTCAAGGACGAATTAGTGCTGAAGCTGTAGAAAGGTTTCTCCTAGCTGATATTCGCGCTGGTAGTTTGGAACGCTTGTTACAACTGAGTGGTAATCAGTGCGCTGTTGTAGATGGTGAAACTCAAGCTGATCTCAACCGCTTTGCAGTGGATATATTAGCAGCTGCAAGTCAAGGGAAACGCTTTCTGTTTCGTAGTGGCGCAAGTATTTTAACGGCTTTAGCCGCTTTACCGCCCCAACCCATTGCAGCTGAAAACATGGCGCAGTACGTGCTTCAAGGCAAACCAGGTGCGGTAATTGTTGGTTCCCATGTGAAAAAGACTACTCAGCAGTTAGAAGCTCTATTGCAAATAGAGGGAACAGTGGGAATTGAAGTAAATGTCGCGCGATTACTTGATGATGCAAATCAATCTGCGGTTCTGCTAACTGAAATCAAAGAAAGGACACAGGCGGCACACGAAGATGGTAAAACACCAGTAGTTTATACTAGCCGTCAGGAACTGAGTTTTAAAGATGTCAACACCCGATTGGAGTTTGGGGCAAAAGTTTCAAGTTTATTGATGGATATTGTGCGGGGTTTACCATCCGATATAGGATTCTTAATCAGCAAGGGTGGCATTACCTCAAACGATGTCTTGAGTATTGGACTAACCTTAACTTCAGCCCGCTTACTCGGTCAAATTTTAGCTGGTTGTTCAATGGTGTTAACCCCATCCGATCATCCTCAGTTTCCTGATTTGCCTGTGGTACTGTTTCCAGGTAACGTTGGTGATGCTGATGCCTTGGGGACAATTTATCAGAGGTTGACTAAACAATCTTGA
- a CDS encoding DUF29 domain-containing protein, whose translation MALEIQPIIQTLYDQDYYLWLRTTINQLRTSQFSSVDLDNLIEELEDMGRSQKRTVKSLLIRLFEHLLKLTYWNVERERNEGHWKGEIRTFRREIKDELKDSPSLKPYILEIFDKCYQDARIEASDRSQLAIDIFPSIPIGSLEQILDENWFPEYNHNHHGKPD comes from the coding sequence ATGGCGCTCGAAATACAACCAATAATTCAGACTTTATACGACCAAGATTATTACCTTTGGCTCAGGACAACCATCAACCAACTTCGCACTAGTCAGTTTTCATCTGTGGATTTAGATAACTTAATTGAAGAGTTGGAAGATATGGGCAGGAGCCAGAAGCGAACGGTGAAAAGTTTGTTAATTCGACTTTTTGAACATCTGCTTAAGCTCACATACTGGAATGTGGAACGGGAGCGAAATGAAGGGCATTGGAAAGGTGAAATCAGGACATTCCGTAGAGAGATTAAGGATGAACTCAAAGATAGTCCTAGTCTTAAGCCTTACATCTTAGAAATATTTGATAAATGTTATCAAGATGCAAGAATAGAAGCAAGCGATCGCTCTCAACTTGCCATTGACATATTTCCTTCTATACCCATTGGCTCTTTAGAACAAATCTTAGATGAAAACTGGTTTCCTGAATATAACCACAATCATCACGGTAAACCCGATTAA
- a CDS encoding DNA-processing protein DprA: MTSKYLVYMATDLRKQGLLLLRQALDNSTSDFRPGQWEAIEELLQQRSRLLVVQRTGWDEIFSYTRRVAQNIAVQGMQVISGGARGLDQAAMLAVLDAGGTSVGVLADSLTKTAVNSKYRSSIKEGRLTLVSSYDPEAGFNTGNAMGRNKYIYALADYALVVSSSFGKGGTWAGAVETLSRLQYIPVFVRLDGAISEGNQQLHNQGAKPFPAEPWNDSLRELLVKAASSIEPVQTVEKIPQETVLDID, translated from the coding sequence ATGACAAGCAAATACTTAGTATATATGGCAACAGACCTCCGCAAACAGGGATTATTGCTTCTGCGTCAAGCGCTTGATAACTCCACAAGCGATTTTCGCCCTGGACAATGGGAAGCTATTGAAGAGTTACTCCAGCAGCGATCGCGTTTACTCGTTGTTCAACGCACTGGCTGGGACGAGATATTTAGCTACACACGAAGAGTTGCACAAAATATCGCTGTACAAGGAATGCAGGTAATTTCTGGTGGTGCAAGAGGCTTAGACCAAGCTGCAATGCTGGCTGTGTTGGATGCAGGAGGCACATCTGTTGGTGTACTAGCAGATAGTTTGACTAAGACAGCAGTGAACAGCAAGTATCGCTCTAGTATTAAAGAGGGTAGACTTACTTTGGTTTCTAGTTATGACCCCGAAGCTGGTTTCAATACTGGTAATGCGATGGGGCGAAACAAATATATTTATGCTTTAGCAGATTATGCTTTGGTAGTCAGTTCATCTTTTGGCAAAGGTGGTACTTGGGCGGGTGCAGTGGAAACGCTTTCCCGACTCCAATATATCCCAGTTTTTGTCCGATTGGATGGGGCGATATCAGAAGGTAATCAGCAATTACATAATCAGGGTGCAAAACCTTTTCCGGCTGAACCTTGGAATGATTCGTTAAGGGAACTTTTAGTAAAAGCGGCTTCTTCAATTGAACCAGTACAAACTGTAGAAAAAATACCTCAAGAGACTGTTTTGGATATTGACTAA
- a CDS encoding Glu/Leu/Phe/Val dehydrogenase, protein MISKSLLPLEPASPAHICPFDQACSYLEAAAKELNLNQGVLEILSHPRKVVTVSIPVKLDDGEIQVLAGHRVQHCDVLGPYKGGIRYHPAVTLREVSALAMLMTWKCALLGIPYGGGKGGIPIDPKRYSVGELERISRRYISELIKDIGPSVDIPAPDMGTSAREMAWMMDTYSVNVGNAVPGVVTGKPLSIGGSLGREMATGRGTMIIVREALADQGKSLVGVRVAIQGFGNVGGAAAELLHQAGAKIIAVSTSAGGIFSEAGLDIPALKIYAAENRKSIVGFPQSVPISNADLLTLPCDVLIPAALENQITEENVNQVQAQIVAEAANGPVTLEANLALEARGVTVLPDILANAGGVVVSYLEWVQGLSYVFWDEERVNREMEHLMVQAYRKVIHQSEVRQISLRLAAYTLGVGRVAQALTDRGLYP, encoded by the coding sequence ATGATTTCAAAATCACTACTACCGCTAGAACCTGCTTCTCCAGCGCATATATGCCCATTTGACCAAGCCTGTAGCTACTTAGAAGCGGCAGCTAAAGAATTAAATTTAAATCAAGGTGTGCTGGAAATCCTCAGCCACCCGCGTAAGGTTGTCACAGTTTCCATTCCCGTGAAACTAGATGACGGGGAAATACAGGTTCTTGCTGGACACCGGGTACAGCACTGCGATGTCTTAGGCCCCTACAAGGGCGGAATTCGTTATCATCCGGCAGTGACATTGCGCGAAGTATCGGCTTTGGCAATGCTGATGACCTGGAAATGTGCATTGTTAGGTATTCCTTATGGTGGTGGTAAGGGTGGCATTCCTATAGATCCAAAACGTTACAGTGTTGGCGAATTAGAGCGAATTAGCCGCCGTTATATCAGTGAGTTAATTAAAGATATTGGGCCTTCCGTAGATATTCCTGCGCCAGACATGGGCACTTCTGCTCGTGAAATGGCTTGGATGATGGACACTTACTCTGTGAATGTCGGTAATGCTGTACCAGGCGTTGTGACTGGTAAACCGCTTTCCATTGGTGGTTCTCTAGGGCGAGAAATGGCAACTGGACGTGGCACAATGATTATTGTGCGTGAGGCGCTAGCAGATCAAGGTAAATCCTTAGTAGGAGTGCGAGTAGCTATTCAAGGTTTTGGTAATGTCGGTGGTGCCGCAGCTGAATTACTCCATCAAGCAGGCGCGAAAATTATCGCTGTTTCAACAAGTGCTGGAGGAATATTTTCCGAAGCTGGTCTTGATATTCCCGCGTTGAAAATCTACGCTGCTGAAAATCGCAAGAGTATTGTAGGTTTCCCGCAATCTGTACCAATTAGCAATGCAGATTTATTGACTTTACCCTGCGATGTCTTAATACCAGCAGCTTTAGAAAACCAGATCACTGAAGAAAATGTGAATCAGGTGCAAGCGCAAATTGTCGCAGAAGCAGCTAACGGGCCGGTTACTCTTGAGGCTAACTTGGCCTTAGAAGCGCGGGGTGTGACAGTACTACCAGACATCTTGGCGAATGCTGGTGGTGTGGTAGTCAGTTATTTGGAATGGGTGCAGGGTCTTTCTTACGTATTTTGGGATGAGGAGCGAGTTAACCGCGAAATGGAGCATTTAATGGTGCAAGCCTACCGCAAGGTGATTCACCAGTCAGAGGTGCGGCAAATTTCTCTGCGATTAGCAGCTTACACTTTAGGGGTGGGTAGAGTTGCCCAAGCGCTGACTGACAGAGGTCTTTATCCTTAA
- a CDS encoding beta-ketoacyl-ACP synthase: protein MVKVVVTGIGLVSALGASLEDSWKNLIAGKSGIRLHQPFPEIKPLPLGLIAQQPSELAMLTKMVVTCALQDAGLVPPLADCAVVIGSSRSYQSSWERLARQMSKDGENFPVSDFGNWLDILPHINAIAAARQIGATGIVLAPMAACATGIWSIAQAALLIQTGQCQRAIAGAVEAPITPLTLAGFQQMGALAKTGAYPFDLQREGLVLGEGAAVFVLESAELAKQREAKVYGEILGFGLTNDAYYSNSPEPEGKSAIAAIKQCLERSCLSPSDIDYIHAHGTATQLNDQMESIVIQRMFSQGVAVSSTKGSTGHTLGASGALGVAFSLTALKHQILPPCVGLQQPEFDLEIVTAARLSKIRQVLCLSFGFGGQNVAIALAKSP, encoded by the coding sequence TTGGTAAAAGTTGTTGTTACTGGTATTGGTCTTGTTTCCGCCTTGGGTGCAAGCTTAGAGGATAGTTGGAAAAATCTGATAGCAGGTAAATCTGGAATTAGGTTACATCAGCCATTTCCAGAAATAAAACCACTTCCTCTAGGTTTAATTGCTCAACAACCATCTGAGTTAGCAATGTTAACTAAAATGGTTGTTACTTGTGCTTTGCAAGACGCTGGGTTAGTTCCACCCTTAGCTGATTGTGCTGTAGTCATTGGATCGAGTCGCTCTTACCAATCATCTTGGGAGAGATTAGCGCGACAAATGTCTAAAGACGGAGAAAATTTTCCCGTTTCTGATTTTGGAAATTGGTTAGACATATTACCTCATATCAATGCGATCGCAGCTGCAAGGCAAATCGGTGCAACAGGAATAGTTTTAGCACCGATGGCAGCTTGTGCAACTGGAATTTGGTCTATCGCCCAAGCAGCATTACTTATACAAACTGGGCAATGTCAACGAGCGATCGCAGGCGCAGTGGAAGCACCAATTACACCCTTAACTTTAGCTGGGTTTCAGCAGATGGGTGCTTTGGCAAAAACTGGGGCTTATCCTTTTGATTTACAGCGAGAAGGCTTAGTTTTAGGCGAAGGCGCAGCTGTGTTTGTCTTGGAATCCGCAGAGTTGGCAAAACAGCGAGAAGCAAAAGTGTATGGTGAAATTCTCGGTTTCGGCTTAACTAACGACGCATATTATAGTAATTCACCGGAACCCGAAGGGAAAAGTGCGATCGCAGCTATCAAACAATGTTTAGAACGTAGTTGTCTATCACCAAGCGATATCGATTACATTCATGCTCATGGCACAGCTACCCAGCTAAATGACCAGATGGAGAGTATCGTAATCCAGCGTATGTTTTCCCAAGGTGTGGCAGTTAGTTCCACCAAAGGAAGCACTGGTCATACATTAGGAGCTTCGGGAGCATTAGGCGTAGCTTTCTCTCTCACGGCATTAAAGCATCAAATATTACCACCTTGTGTCGGGTTGCAGCAGCCAGAATTTGATTTAGAAATCGTTACAGCAGCACGTCTAAGTAAAATTAGGCAGGTTTTATGTTTGAGTTTTGGTTTTGGTGGACAGAATGTAGCGATCGCGTTAGCTAAGTCCCCATAG
- a CDS encoding peptidylprolyl isomerase: MRLKISQFLLSLVLISAVMLGGCSTQQVASNTSSPTSTATSTTQTTTEATSVSQTSSESIPGIAGLPRLEGKATVVITVKGSPITIEVDGTDAPITAGNFVDLVQKGVYDGLAFHRVVREPQPFVVQGGDPKSKDPKVPADQLGTGSYIDPKTGNARYIPLEVKPKGSDTPIYNKPFDATAQPVILPHKQGAVAMARSQSPDSASAQFYFALADLAFLDGNYAVFGNVTQGFDVVNKIQQGDRIESAKVTQGGENLKTPGQ, from the coding sequence ATGCGGTTAAAAATTTCACAATTTTTGCTTTCTCTTGTGCTTATCAGTGCTGTGATGCTTGGAGGATGTTCCACACAGCAGGTAGCTTCTAATACGTCTTCTCCAACCTCGACAGCTACCTCGACTACCCAGACGACTACTGAAGCAACATCTGTATCTCAAACTAGTAGTGAGAGTATTCCTGGAATCGCTGGTTTACCACGTCTTGAAGGCAAGGCTACTGTGGTAATAACAGTTAAAGGTTCGCCCATTACTATCGAAGTAGATGGCACTGATGCCCCCATTACAGCCGGTAACTTTGTAGATTTAGTGCAAAAGGGTGTTTACGATGGTTTAGCTTTCCATCGAGTTGTACGCGAACCACAACCGTTTGTAGTTCAAGGCGGCGATCCCAAAAGCAAAGACCCGAAAGTTCCAGCAGATCAGCTGGGAACGGGTAGCTATATTGACCCAAAAACGGGAAATGCTCGCTATATACCTTTAGAAGTTAAGCCAAAAGGTTCGGATACTCCGATTTACAATAAACCATTTGATGCTACTGCTCAACCCGTTATATTGCCGCATAAACAGGGTGCAGTAGCGATGGCGCGATCGCAATCACCAGACTCCGCTTCTGCTCAGTTTTACTTTGCTTTAGCGGATCTAGCCTTTTTGGATGGTAACTACGCCGTGTTTGGCAATGTCACCCAAGGCTTTGATGTCGTGAACAAAATTCAGCAAGGCGATCGCATTGAATCCGCAAAAGTCACCCAAGGGGGTGAAAACCTGAAAACACCAGGACAGTAA
- a CDS encoding photosystem I assembly protein Ycf4, with protein MTTSTTINKGDRLLHQNVLGSRRFSNYWWATIVTLGASGFLLAGISSYLKVNLLIVSDPTQLVFVPQGLVMGLYGAAGLLLATYLWLVILLDVGGGYNEFNQETGTIKIFRWGFPGKNRRIEIDSRIEDVQSVRIAVKEGLNPLRALYLRIKGRRDIPLTRVGQPLSLTELETEGAKLARFLGVSLEGL; from the coding sequence ATGACGACATCAACAACGATTAACAAAGGCGATCGCCTCCTGCATCAAAATGTTCTCGGTTCTCGTCGGTTCAGTAACTACTGGTGGGCAACTATTGTTACCTTGGGAGCAAGCGGCTTTTTACTAGCTGGGATATCCAGCTACTTAAAAGTTAATTTACTCATAGTTTCCGATCCAACTCAACTAGTATTTGTCCCCCAAGGATTGGTGATGGGGTTATATGGTGCTGCTGGCTTGCTACTAGCCACATACCTATGGCTAGTGATTTTATTGGATGTGGGTGGTGGCTACAACGAATTTAATCAAGAAACTGGCACAATCAAAATCTTCCGTTGGGGTTTTCCTGGCAAAAACCGCCGAATTGAGATTGATAGCCGCATAGAAGATGTGCAATCTGTGCGAATAGCTGTCAAAGAAGGTCTTAATCCCCTTCGCGCCCTTTATCTACGCATTAAGGGGCGGCGAGATATTCCCTTAACACGGGTTGGACAACCCTTATCTTTAACAGAGTTGGAAACAGAAGGTGCGAAGTTAGCCCGCTTTTTGGGAGTATCGTTAGAAGGACTTTAA
- the psbD gene encoding photosystem II D2 protein (photosystem q(a) protein), which produces MTIAVGRAPSRGWFDVLDDWLKRDRFVFVGWSGILLFPCAFLALGGWLTGTTFVTSWYTHGLASSYLEGANFLTVAVSTPADSMGHSLLLLWGPEAQGDLTRWFQLGGLWPFVALHGAFGLIGFMLRQFEIARLVGIRPYNALAFSAPIAVFVSVFLMYPLGQSSWFFAPSFGVAAIFRFLLFLQGFHNWTLNPFHMMGVAGVLGGALLCAIHGATVENTLFEDGDGANTFRAFNPTQSEETYSMVTANRFWSQIFGIAFSNKRWLHFFMLFVPVTGLWMSAVGIVGLALNLRAYDFVSQELRAAEDPEFETFYTKNILLNEGIRAWMAPQDQPHEQFVFPEEVLPRGNAL; this is translated from the coding sequence ATGACCATCGCAGTTGGACGTGCGCCCAGTAGAGGGTGGTTTGACGTTCTAGACGACTGGCTCAAGCGCGATCGCTTCGTATTCGTAGGTTGGTCAGGGATACTATTATTCCCCTGTGCCTTCCTAGCACTAGGCGGTTGGCTGACCGGTACCACCTTCGTCACCTCTTGGTACACCCACGGATTAGCCTCCTCCTACCTAGAAGGAGCTAACTTCTTAACAGTGGCAGTATCCACCCCCGCTGACAGCATGGGACATTCCCTATTGCTGTTGTGGGGACCAGAAGCCCAAGGCGACCTCACCCGTTGGTTCCAACTGGGTGGATTGTGGCCATTCGTTGCCTTACATGGAGCCTTTGGTTTGATTGGCTTCATGTTGCGGCAATTTGAAATTGCGCGTCTAGTAGGAATCCGTCCTTATAACGCCCTCGCCTTCTCCGCTCCCATTGCAGTATTCGTCAGTGTATTCCTGATGTACCCCTTGGGACAATCAAGCTGGTTCTTTGCACCCAGCTTTGGGGTGGCTGCAATTTTCCGGTTCCTGCTATTCCTGCAAGGCTTCCACAACTGGACACTCAACCCCTTCCACATGATGGGTGTTGCTGGTGTATTGGGTGGTGCATTATTGTGCGCCATTCACGGAGCCACAGTCGAAAATACCTTGTTTGAAGATGGAGATGGTGCCAACACCTTCCGCGCCTTCAATCCAACCCAGTCGGAAGAAACCTATTCAATGGTGACAGCAAACCGATTCTGGTCACAGATTTTCGGGATTGCTTTCTCAAACAAACGCTGGTTGCACTTCTTTATGTTGTTCGTGCCAGTCACAGGTTTGTGGATGAGTGCCGTCGGCATCGTCGGTTTAGCACTCAACCTGCGGGCTTATGATTTCGTCTCCCAAGAATTGCGGGCGGCGGAAGACCCTGAGTTTGAAACCTTCTATACCAAAAACATTTTGCTGAACGAGGGTATCCGCGCTTGGATGGCTCCTCAAGATCAACCCCACGAACAATTTGTATTCCCTGAGGAGGTATTACCACGTGGTAACGCTCTCTAA